One genomic segment of Thermodesulfobacterium sp. TA1 includes these proteins:
- a CDS encoding class I SAM-dependent methyltransferase, whose product MDLIFIKGKIKRLMKLGPFGAFKCLYHRHKIKRLVENIGIDIDPWHIYNNFFCRYYKRIVVNIVNSLKPEIVVEVGCGTGEIIRRVNASTKIGIDINSDLIKLAKIINPEAEYIVGDFSTILSLPFNRIDCLLTVNVIHGISQDDLRNYIRSIIDKKKVKYILTDNYKESYPYENKTYSHNLESYDERITLLEIFDDGEGYRDFFLWRVDYER is encoded by the coding sequence ATGGATTTGATTTTTATTAAAGGAAAAATTAAAAGATTGATGAAATTAGGTCCTTTTGGAGCTTTTAAATGTTTGTATCATAGACATAAGATAAAGAGATTAGTAGAAAATATAGGTATAGATATTGATCCATGGCACATATACAATAATTTCTTTTGCAGATATTACAAACGAATAGTTGTCAATATTGTAAACTCACTTAAACCAGAAATAGTAGTTGAAGTTGGGTGTGGCACAGGAGAGATTATAAGGAGAGTTAATGCAAGCACTAAAATAGGCATAGATATTAACAGCGATTTGATTAAGTTAGCTAAAATTATTAACCCTGAAGCAGAGTATATAGTTGGTGATTTTTCTACAATTCTTTCTTTGCCATTTAATAGAATAGATTGCCTACTTACCGTAAATGTAATCCATGGCATTTCGCAAGATGATTTAAGAAACTACATAAGGTCAATAATTGATAAAAAGAAAGTTAAATATATACTTACTGATAATTACAAAGAAAGCTATCCATACGAAAATAAAACTTACTCTCATAATTTGGAAAGTTACGATGAGCGCATTACGCTCTTAGAGATATTTGACGATGGAGAAGGATATAGAGATTTCTTTCTATGGAGAGTAGATTATGAGCGCTAA
- a CDS encoding DUF2334 domain-containing protein, which yields MSAKYLIRLDDACPTMDIEKWNLIEQYLDKHNLKPLVAVIPYCKDESLHFNEPVKDFWQIVKRWKSKGWTIGMHGYQHVYVELKDKKKSLIPIHNRTEFAGLPYEVQKEKIEKAWKIFLSQGIKPDVWVAPAHTFDLNTLKTLEKVTEIRIVSDCFAFYPFKYNNFFFVPQQLWKFIRFPFGVWTICLHPNTMSKDDFNKLELWLQSSREQFVNFFQVELKNRSWTALERFINHNFWFDDNKKNWFKIIKRVMK from the coding sequence ATGAGCGCTAAATACTTAATCAGGCTTGATGATGCTTGTCCAACTATGGACATAGAGAAGTGGAACCTAATAGAGCAATACTTGGATAAACATAATCTTAAACCTCTTGTAGCAGTTATTCCTTACTGTAAAGATGAGAGCTTACACTTTAACGAACCTGTAAAAGACTTTTGGCAGATTGTAAAAAGATGGAAAAGTAAAGGATGGACTATTGGCATGCATGGGTATCAGCATGTCTACGTCGAATTGAAAGACAAGAAAAAGTCTTTAATTCCCATACATAACAGAACTGAGTTTGCAGGCTTGCCCTATGAAGTTCAAAAGGAAAAAATTGAGAAGGCTTGGAAGATTTTCCTGAGTCAGGGCATTAAGCCAGATGTATGGGTGGCGCCAGCACATACTTTTGATTTAAATACTTTAAAAACTTTGGAAAAAGTTACAGAAATAAGAATTGTTTCAGATTGTTTTGCTTTTTATCCATTTAAGTATAATAATTTCTTCTTTGTTCCACAACAGCTGTGGAAATTTATAAGATTTCCATTCGGTGTATGGACCATCTGCTTACATCCCAATACTATGTCAAAAGATGATTTTAATAAATTGGAGCTTTGGCTTCAAAGTAGCAGAGAACAGTTTGTAAATTTCTTCCAAGTTGAATTAAAAAACAGAAGTTGGACTGCTTTAGAAAGGTTTATTAACCACAACTTTTGGTTTGACGATAATAAGAAGAACTGGTTTAAAATTATCAAGCGCGTGATGAAATGA
- a CDS encoding glycosyltransferase, which translates to MKSPNRNIFFLINSLAGGGAEKVLVRLLHYLKPEKLFLLEKDIAYQIEEEPTLLSSHLKNTNPLLKTFFIPVYAYRLAKNIGENSVVISFLERANFVNVFAKLYKKHKTVISVRTDQVKGHVGFRKFNKLLVKLFYPRADLLIAVSEGVKKSLISLGIEEGKIKVIYNPYPIENIEELAKEDLREWESVFEGPVIITAGRLTKPKGQWYLLRVFRQLKETKKDLKLVILGEGELKEYLVTLSEELGLRTFVWDRDSFSEDFDVYFLGFQKNPFKFIARSKLFVFPSLWEGFPNALVEAMACGVPVVSSDCRSGPREILAPNTDVEYQTEKPEFAEYGVLMPVFDVKFKSAKEPLEEKERMWVEELDRMLRDESLRMEYSTKSKKRAEDFRIERVIHQWMEVLYG; encoded by the coding sequence ATGAAAAGTCCCAATAGAAATATTTTCTTTCTTATTAATTCCTTAGCTGGGGGTGGGGCAGAGAAGGTTCTTGTTAGACTTCTGCATTATTTAAAGCCAGAGAAATTATTCCTTTTAGAAAAAGATATCGCCTATCAAATTGAAGAAGAACCTACACTTCTAAGCTCCCATTTAAAGAACACAAATCCTTTACTTAAGACTTTTTTTATCCCTGTATATGCCTATAGATTAGCAAAAAACATAGGAGAAAATTCCGTGGTAATATCCTTTTTAGAAAGGGCAAATTTTGTAAATGTCTTTGCTAAGCTATACAAAAAACACAAAACGGTAATTTCCGTTCGTACGGATCAAGTTAAAGGACATGTAGGATTTAGAAAGTTTAATAAACTGCTTGTTAAACTATTTTATCCAAGAGCAGACCTTTTAATCGCCGTAAGTGAAGGAGTTAAAAAAAGCTTGATATCACTTGGTATAGAAGAAGGGAAAATAAAAGTTATTTACAATCCTTATCCAATAGAAAACATAGAGGAGTTAGCAAAGGAAGATTTAAGGGAGTGGGAAAGTGTATTTGAAGGTCCTGTAATCATCACCGCTGGCAGACTAACCAAACCGAAAGGTCAGTGGTATCTTTTAAGAGTTTTTAGGCAGTTAAAAGAAACCAAGAAAGATCTGAAGCTTGTCATACTTGGAGAAGGCGAGCTAAAGGAATACTTAGTAACGCTTTCGGAAGAGCTTGGACTAAGGACCTTTGTTTGGGACAGAGACAGCTTTTCTGAAGATTTTGACGTTTATTTTCTTGGCTTCCAAAAAAACCCTTTTAAGTTTATTGCAAGGTCAAAGCTTTTTGTCTTTCCATCCCTTTGGGAAGGATTTCCTAACGCTTTAGTTGAAGCCATGGCTTGTGGTGTACCAGTTGTTTCTTCTGATTGCAGAAGTGGTCCGAGGGAGATACTGGCACCCAACACTGATGTGGAGTATCAGACTGAAAAGCCGGAGTTTGCAGAGTATGGTGTGCTTATGCCTGTTTTTGATGTAAAATTTAAATCAGCAAAGGAGCCGTTGGAAGAAAAGGAAAGGATGTGGGTGGAGGAACTTGATAGAATGCTTAGGGATGAGAGTTTAAGGATGGAATATTCCACGAAAAGTAAAAAAAGAGCAGAAGATTTTAGGATTGAGAGGGTTATACATCAGTGGATGGAGGTTTTGTATGGTTGA
- a CDS encoding nucleotide sugar dehydrogenase, with protein sequence MVENLKICVVGLGYVGLPLAVSLARHFRVIGFDVNKKRVEELLSGVDRTGEVEDAEDLTQENIEFTSDPSRIGECNFIIVAVPTPVDKLKNPDLSFLRSASETVGRHMKPGSVVVYESTVYPGATEEVCVPILEKESGLKWKKDFFVGYSPERVNPGDKEHTLEKIVKVVAGDTPETLELIAEVYGKIIKAGVYKAPDIRTAEAAKVIENIQRDINIALINELALIFHRLGLDTKEVLKAAGTKWNFLKFEPGLVGGHCIPVDPYYLAHKSLEVGYVPELILAGRRINEFIPIYIAHELVKYLIKTGKKVKDAKVLVLGASFKENVPDVRNSKVFEILKELKDFQVNTILYDPVTNKEEVKEEYGVDLEEDFLLHKPYDAILFVVRHKIFLEKFNLETLRKLCNDPPILFDVKGVFDREEAKKMGFVYWRL encoded by the coding sequence ATGGTTGAAAATTTAAAAATCTGCGTAGTAGGGCTTGGGTATGTGGGGCTTCCTTTGGCTGTAAGCTTAGCAAGACATTTTAGAGTAATTGGTTTTGACGTAAACAAAAAGAGGGTAGAGGAGCTTTTAAGCGGTGTGGATAGAACGGGTGAAGTGGAAGATGCAGAGGATTTAACTCAGGAAAACATAGAATTTACAAGCGACCCATCGCGCATTGGAGAGTGCAATTTCATTATCGTGGCTGTACCTACACCTGTGGATAAGCTAAAAAATCCAGACCTTTCTTTTCTCAGGTCTGCTTCAGAGACCGTGGGTAGGCATATGAAGCCTGGTAGTGTGGTGGTATACGAGTCCACTGTTTATCCCGGAGCTACAGAGGAGGTGTGTGTGCCAATACTGGAAAAAGAAAGCGGTCTTAAGTGGAAGAAAGATTTTTTTGTAGGATACTCTCCTGAGAGGGTCAATCCCGGAGACAAAGAGCATACATTAGAAAAAATCGTAAAAGTGGTAGCGGGGGATACTCCCGAAACCCTTGAGCTTATAGCCGAGGTCTACGGAAAGATAATTAAGGCTGGCGTTTATAAAGCCCCAGATATAAGAACCGCAGAAGCGGCAAAGGTTATAGAAAATATTCAAAGGGACATAAACATAGCCTTGATAAACGAGCTTGCCCTTATATTTCACCGGCTTGGGCTTGACACAAAAGAGGTGCTAAAGGCAGCTGGAACAAAATGGAACTTTTTGAAGTTTGAACCTGGATTGGTGGGGGGTCATTGCATACCAGTAGATCCATACTATCTTGCTCACAAATCCTTAGAAGTTGGCTATGTGCCAGAGCTCATACTGGCAGGAAGAAGAATAAATGAATTTATACCAATCTATATAGCCCACGAGCTTGTAAAATATCTTATTAAAACTGGAAAAAAAGTAAAGGATGCCAAAGTCTTAGTGCTTGGAGCTTCCTTTAAGGAGAATGTGCCAGATGTAAGAAACAGTAAAGTGTTTGAAATTTTAAAGGAGCTTAAGGATTTTCAAGTAAACACGATCCTATACGATCCGGTAACTAACAAAGAGGAGGTGAAGGAAGAGTATGGAGTGGACCTTGAAGAAGACTTTTTGCTTCATAAACCATACGATGCCATACTGTTTGTAGTTAGACATAAAATATTTTTAGAAAAGTTTAATTTAGAAACTCTAAGAAAGCTTTGCAACGATCCTCCCATACTTTTTGATGTGAAAGGAGTGTTTGATAGGGAAGAGGCCAAAAAAATGGGTTTTGTATACTGGAGGCTTTGA